Proteins from a genomic interval of Haemophilus parainfluenzae T3T1:
- a CDS encoding YbaK/prolyl-tRNA synthetase associated domain-containing protein, producing MSVKTFEKLTALLDEHQAHYRVVEHPAAGKSEEVAKIRGTELGQGAKALVCKVKGNGVKQAVLVILPADQQSDLSKVAAYLGGTKASLASPVEVDALTDCVFGAIPPFSFHPDLLLIADPSLLSRYDELAFNAGTLERSIILNTQDYASIVQPTLVDVIKTE from the coding sequence ATGTCTGTAAAAACATTTGAAAAATTGACCGCACTTTTAGATGAACATCAAGCACACTACCGTGTGGTTGAGCATCCGGCTGCGGGAAAATCAGAGGAAGTGGCTAAAATTCGTGGTACAGAATTAGGGCAAGGGGCAAAAGCGCTAGTATGCAAAGTGAAAGGAAATGGCGTAAAACAAGCTGTGTTAGTTATATTGCCGGCCGATCAACAATCTGATTTGAGTAAGGTAGCGGCCTATTTAGGCGGCACGAAAGCCTCGCTTGCTAGTCCAGTAGAAGTAGACGCCCTAACTGACTGTGTATTTGGTGCAATTCCGCCTTTTAGCTTTCATCCTGATTTGTTGCTAATTGCTGATCCTAGCTTACTGTCTCGTTATGATGAATTAGCATTTAATGCAGGCACCTTGGAGCGCTCTATTATCCTTAACACACAAGATTATGCCTCAATCGTTCAGCCCACATTAGTGGATGTAATAAAAACCGAATAG
- a CDS encoding DsrH/TusB family sulfur relay protein: MLYTFSLAHYSETDIQCYLTEITENDAVVLWQDGVLLAVKYGEMFTQCKGQCFMLEQDVLARNLTALLPENNQVRSISLTDLVDLTAQYSPQIAL, from the coding sequence ATGCTTTATACCTTTTCTCTAGCTCATTATTCTGAGACAGACATTCAATGTTATTTGACTGAAATCACGGAAAATGATGCGGTGGTTTTATGGCAAGATGGCGTGTTGCTAGCGGTAAAGTACGGGGAAATGTTTACCCAATGCAAAGGGCAATGTTTTATGTTGGAACAGGATGTTTTAGCCCGAAATTTAACCGCACTTTTGCCAGAAAACAATCAAGTGCGGTCAATTTCATTAACAGATTTGGTGGATTTAACTGCTCAATATTCGCCTCAAATCGCCTTATAG
- the tusC gene encoding sulfurtransferase complex subunit TusC translates to MKLAFLFRTAPHGNAISREGLDALLAATAFCDEEEIGVFFIDDGVLNLLDGQNSELLLQKDFIRTFKLLDLYDIEQRFVCATSLDQYNLQTEQLIISAEKIDRTSLINKLSQAEKVFTF, encoded by the coding sequence ATGAAGCTGGCATTCTTATTTCGTACCGCACCGCATGGAAACGCGATTTCTCGTGAAGGTTTAGATGCTTTGCTTGCTGCGACAGCATTTTGTGATGAAGAGGAAATCGGTGTCTTTTTTATCGATGATGGCGTATTAAATTTACTCGATGGGCAAAATTCTGAGTTATTGTTACAAAAAGATTTTATTCGTACCTTTAAATTATTAGATTTATACGATATTGAACAGCGCTTTGTCTGTGCCACTTCACTCGACCAATACAATTTGCAAACAGAACAACTCATTATTTCTGCTGAAAAAATTGACCGCACTTCGCTGATCAATAAACTTAGCCAAGCAGAAAAAGTGTTTACGTTTTAA
- the tusD gene encoding sulfurtransferase complex subunit TusD, translating to MNYVFAVKSPVYGKQGAFLAYQFAQALLEKGHAISQIFFFQDGVSNGNGLVYPANDEFNLTQAWQAFSAQHHIPLHLCVAASQRRGVVDALTAKETDKTNLAEGFEITGLGEFMAMALKADRVVTL from the coding sequence ATGAACTATGTTTTCGCCGTGAAAAGTCCTGTTTATGGAAAACAAGGGGCTTTTCTTGCCTATCAATTCGCCCAAGCGTTACTCGAAAAAGGGCATGCCATTAGCCAAATTTTCTTTTTCCAAGACGGTGTGAGTAATGGCAATGGCTTGGTTTATCCTGCCAATGATGAATTTAATCTCACGCAAGCTTGGCAAGCCTTTTCAGCGCAACATCATATTCCTTTGCATTTATGTGTAGCCGCTTCACAACGTCGTGGTGTGGTGGATGCACTTACGGCAAAAGAGACTGATAAAACCAATTTGGCAGAAGGTTTTGAGATTACAGGCTTAGGCGAGTTTATGGCGATGGCATTAAAAGCAGATCGGGTGGTGACGTTATGA
- a CDS encoding helix-turn-helix transcriptional regulator: MILTDRQPFTDEDRTILISYKAVVDGVSALIGEHCEIVLHSLEDIEHSAICIANGHNTNRQVGSPITDLALKSLRNMQSESVSKPYFTRAKGNVLMKSVTIAIRNGKQRIIGLLCININLDVPVSQFMQAFMPTQEQNETSSVNFASSVEELVAQTVEKTIEEVNADRSVSNNNKNRQIVVSLYEKGIFDIKDAINLVADRLAISRHTVYLYIRQIKQEQE, translated from the coding sequence ATGATATTAACCGATAGACAACCTTTCACCGATGAAGATCGTACCATTCTGATTTCCTATAAAGCGGTAGTTGATGGCGTGAGCGCGTTGATTGGCGAGCATTGTGAAATCGTCTTACACTCTTTGGAAGATATTGAGCATTCCGCCATTTGTATCGCCAACGGGCATAATACCAATCGCCAAGTGGGTTCTCCGATTACGGATTTAGCCTTGAAATCTTTGCGTAATATGCAAAGTGAAAGTGTGTCTAAGCCTTATTTTACGCGTGCGAAAGGTAATGTGTTGATGAAGTCTGTCACCATTGCGATTCGAAATGGTAAACAGCGCATTATTGGTTTACTTTGTATCAATATTAATTTGGATGTGCCGGTCTCTCAATTTATGCAGGCCTTTATGCCAACGCAGGAGCAAAATGAAACCTCTTCCGTCAATTTTGCAAGTTCAGTGGAAGAATTGGTGGCACAAACGGTAGAAAAAACCATTGAAGAAGTAAATGCAGATCGCTCGGTTTCGAATAACAATAAGAACCGTCAAATTGTAGTTTCACTTTACGAAAAAGGCATTTTTGATATTAAAGATGCCATCAATTTAGTGGCTGATCGCCTAGCGATTTCTCGCCACACCGTGTATTTATATATTCGTCAAATCAAACAAGAGCAAGAGTAA
- the fkpA gene encoding FKBP-type peptidyl-prolyl cis-trans isomerase, with product MLKIQKLSLAALMVSAVVSGSVFAEDKAAPSASDASYAVGALMGNQVKDLVDAQKEVIQYDNARILDGLKDALEGKVDVRKDEKIQQTLDGIQEQLVSAAKAKVEQQAKAAKEEGDKYRAEFAKKDGVKSTKDGLLYKITEAGKGDAIKATDTVKVHYTGKLPDGKVFDSSVERGQPVEFKLNQVIKGWTEGLQLVKKGGKIELVIPPELAYGKQGAGDSIPPDATLYFEVEVLDVNPKK from the coding sequence ATGTTGAAAATTCAAAAGCTTTCTCTTGCTGCACTTATGGTAAGTGCGGTCGTTTCAGGTTCTGTTTTTGCAGAAGATAAAGCAGCGCCAAGCGCAAGTGATGCGTCTTATGCTGTAGGTGCATTAATGGGTAACCAAGTAAAAGATTTAGTGGATGCTCAAAAAGAAGTGATTCAATACGACAATGCGCGTATTTTAGATGGCTTAAAAGATGCATTAGAAGGTAAAGTTGATGTTCGTAAAGACGAAAAAATTCAACAAACCTTAGATGGCATTCAAGAGCAATTAGTGTCTGCAGCGAAAGCAAAAGTAGAACAACAAGCGAAAGCCGCAAAAGAAGAAGGTGATAAATACCGCGCTGAATTTGCGAAAAAAGACGGCGTGAAAAGTACCAAAGATGGTTTACTTTACAAAATCACTGAAGCAGGTAAAGGTGATGCAATTAAAGCAACAGATACTGTAAAAGTACATTACACCGGTAAATTACCAGATGGTAAAGTATTTGATAGCTCTGTTGAACGTGGTCAACCGGTCGAGTTTAAATTAAACCAAGTGATTAAAGGTTGGACTGAAGGTCTTCAGTTAGTGAAGAAAGGCGGTAAAATCGAATTAGTGATTCCACCTGAATTAGCTTATGGCAAACAAGGTGCAGGCGATTCAATTCCACCTGATGCAACACTTTACTTCGAAGTTGAAGTATTAGACGTTAACCCTAAAAAATAA
- a CDS encoding SlyX family protein — MQNQQILEDRIAELEMKIAFQEQLLDELNQALVQQQFDMDKIQLQLRYLASKLKDMQPSNIASQAEETPPPHY, encoded by the coding sequence ATGCAAAATCAACAAATTTTAGAAGATCGCATTGCTGAACTTGAAATGAAAATTGCGTTTCAAGAACAACTTTTAGACGAGCTAAACCAAGCATTAGTTCAACAACAGTTTGATATGGATAAAATTCAACTTCAACTCCGCTATCTCGCCAGCAAATTAAAAGATATGCAACCTTCTAATATTGCCAGCCAAGCAGAAGAAACGCCGCCTCCGCATTATTAA
- a CDS encoding ABC transporter ATP-binding protein: MAKLEIKNITKKFGDFYAANNITFTAEEGEFVTLLGPSGCGKTSLLKLIAGFHVADEGEILIGGKNVNNVPPEKRNTAMCFQSYALFPHLNVSHNICYGLKQRKIDIEEQKQRLDLALKQMDLEFHKLKLPNELSGGQQQRVALARAMVTRPDVILFDEPLSNLDAKLRESVRFEIKQLSKQYNLTSIYVTHDQAEALTMSDKIIVLNKGSIEQIGSPQDIYHHPKNRFVADFIGIANITEANVKNIGDNLYAVSSIFGDFTVFSEKKPESERIYICFRPEDIELLPNAQTEAENQITVDIINTAFMGNITEVQGVIKRNDEEKKLRLQLTKCPNLSDKLTFTVPRHAIKFLESVK; this comes from the coding sequence ATGGCAAAGTTAGAAATAAAAAATATTACAAAAAAATTTGGTGACTTTTACGCAGCAAATAATATTACTTTTACCGCTGAAGAAGGCGAGTTTGTCACCTTATTAGGACCAAGTGGCTGTGGTAAAACCTCCTTATTAAAATTAATCGCTGGATTTCATGTGGCTGACGAAGGTGAAATCCTTATCGGAGGAAAAAATGTTAACAATGTTCCTCCAGAAAAACGCAATACAGCCATGTGTTTCCAATCTTATGCCCTTTTCCCTCACCTCAACGTTTCTCACAATATTTGCTATGGTTTAAAGCAACGTAAAATTGATATTGAAGAACAAAAACAGCGTTTAGATCTCGCATTGAAGCAAATGGATTTAGAATTTCATAAATTGAAATTACCTAATGAGCTTTCTGGAGGTCAACAACAGCGTGTCGCATTAGCCAGAGCCATGGTCACTCGTCCAGATGTAATTTTATTTGATGAACCGCTTTCCAACTTAGATGCCAAATTACGCGAAAGTGTACGTTTTGAAATTAAGCAACTCTCAAAACAATATAATTTAACTAGTATTTATGTGACTCACGATCAGGCTGAAGCCCTAACTATGTCAGATAAAATCATCGTGTTAAATAAGGGCTCTATTGAGCAAATTGGCTCTCCTCAAGATATTTATCATCATCCTAAAAACCGCTTTGTGGCAGATTTTATTGGCATTGCCAATATCACGGAAGCTAATGTGAAAAACATTGGTGATAACCTTTATGCTGTTAGTTCTATTTTTGGCGATTTCACCGTATTTTCTGAGAAAAAACCGGAATCAGAACGAATTTATATTTGCTTTCGACCAGAAGACATTGAATTGTTACCAAACGCACAAACGGAAGCGGAAAACCAAATTACAGTAGATATCATCAACACCGCTTTTATGGGCAATATCACGGAAGTGCAAGGAGTCATTAAGCGTAATGATGAAGAGAAAAAATTACGCCTGCAACTAACAAAATGCCCGAATTTGAGCGATAAACTCACCTTTACGGTTCCCCGCCATGCGATTAAATTCTTGGAGTCCGTAAAATGA
- a CDS encoding ABC transporter permease yields MKSLKNDVKAWLLLCSGLGTILFLMGSTFYIVVSQSLGLYSMGGEESQFSLEYWQAVLNSPVFQNSYIYSVKVSLLGAILSIIVAYPIAMWLRKKLPAKVTIITILRAPMLVPGLVAAFLFVNMISYHGILNEVFVYLGIWDEPKTLQNDEFGWGVVILQMWKNIPFALILIGGAVNSLKTDLLDAAANLGSSPWQRFRYVIFPLTLGAVQVSFILIFIGALGDFAFYSIAGPRSTYSLARLMQMSAYEFEEWNQSAVMALTIMLTSAFFTILVSLLIKPLAVKRGEVK; encoded by the coding sequence ATGAAAAGTCTCAAAAATGATGTAAAAGCATGGTTATTGCTATGCAGCGGTTTAGGTACGATCCTATTTTTAATGGGGTCCACATTCTACATTGTCGTCTCTCAAAGCCTTGGTTTATACAGTATGGGCGGGGAAGAAAGTCAATTTAGTTTGGAATATTGGCAAGCCGTATTAAATAGTCCTGTATTCCAAAATTCGTATATTTATTCCGTAAAAGTGTCTTTATTAGGGGCCATTTTATCCATCATCGTGGCTTATCCCATTGCTATGTGGTTGCGTAAAAAATTACCAGCCAAAGTAACCATTATCACCATTTTACGAGCGCCTATGTTGGTGCCAGGATTAGTTGCAGCCTTCTTGTTCGTCAATATGATCTCTTACCACGGCATTCTTAATGAGGTATTTGTTTATTTAGGTATTTGGGACGAGCCAAAAACCTTACAAAATGACGAATTTGGCTGGGGGGTAGTGATTTTACAAATGTGGAAAAACATTCCCTTTGCTTTAATTCTTATTGGTGGAGCAGTCAATTCACTGAAAACTGATTTATTAGATGCGGCAGCTAATTTAGGTTCGAGCCCTTGGCAACGTTTTCGTTATGTGATCTTCCCACTAACCTTAGGTGCGGTACAAGTTTCCTTTATTTTAATATTTATCGGCGCACTCGGTGATTTCGCCTTTTATAGTATTGCAGGTCCTCGTAGTACCTATTCTTTAGCACGTTTAATGCAAATGTCTGCCTATGAATTTGAAGAGTGGAATCAAAGTGCGGTCATGGCATTAACGATTATGTTGACCTCTGCCTTCTTCACCATCCTAGTGTCATTATTGATTAAACCATTAGCCGTCAAACGTGGAGAAGTAAAATGA